One window from the genome of Saimiri boliviensis isolate mSaiBol1 chromosome 2, mSaiBol1.pri, whole genome shotgun sequence encodes:
- the CIAO2A gene encoding cytosolic iron-sulfur assembly component 2A isoform X2: MQRVSGLLSWTLSRVLWLSGLSESGAARQPRIMEEKALEVYDLIRTIRDPEKPSTLEELEVVSESCVEVQEINEEEYLVIIRFTPTVPHCSLATLIVGNLHF; this comes from the exons ATGCAGCGGGTGTCTGGGCTGCTCTCCTGGACGCTGAGCAGAGTCCTGTGGCTCTCGGGCCTCTCTGAGTCGGGAGCTGCCCGGCAGCCCCGGATCATGGAAGAGAAAGCGCTAGAGGTTTATG ATTTGATTAGAACAATCCGGGACCCAGAAAAGCCCAGTACTTTAGAAGAACTGGAGGTGGTCTCGGAAAGTTGTGTGGAAGTTCAGGAGATAAATGAAGAAGAATATCTGGTTATTATCAGGTTCACGCCAACAGTACCTCATTGCTCTTTGGCGACGCTTATTG tTGGAAATCTACATTTCTGA
- the CIAO2A gene encoding cytosolic iron-sulfur assembly component 2A isoform X1, translating into MQRVSGLLSWTLSRVLWLSGLSESGAARQPRIMEEKALEVYDLIRTIRDPEKPSTLEELEVVSESCVEVQEINEEEYLVIIRFTPTVPHCSLATLIGLCLRVKLQRCLPFKHKLEIYISEGTHSTEEDINKQINDKERVAAAMENPNLREIVEQCVLEPD; encoded by the exons ATGCAGCGGGTGTCTGGGCTGCTCTCCTGGACGCTGAGCAGAGTCCTGTGGCTCTCGGGCCTCTCTGAGTCGGGAGCTGCCCGGCAGCCCCGGATCATGGAAGAGAAAGCGCTAGAGGTTTATG ATTTGATTAGAACAATCCGGGACCCAGAAAAGCCCAGTACTTTAGAAGAACTGGAGGTGGTCTCGGAAAGTTGTGTGGAAGTTCAGGAGATAAATGAAGAAGAATATCTGGTTATTATCAGGTTCACGCCAACAGTACCTCATTGCTCTTTGGCGACGCTTATTG GGCTTTGCTTAAGAGTAAAACTTCAGCGATGTTTACCATTTAAACATAAG tTGGAAATCTACATTTCTGAAGGAACCCACTCAACAGAAGAAGACA TCAATAAGCAGATAAATGACAAAGAGCGAGTGGCAGCTGCAATGGAAAACCCCAATTTACGGGAAATTGTGGAACAATGTGTCCTTGAACCTGACTGA